ACTGCATAGAGCATGATTGCTCCTGTGACGACCCAGCCCAGGGCACGCTGTCGCTGGCTCGCGAGGAGCGATCCACCCAGCCCGCTCGACTGCCAGCGGTCGCGGGCGTTCGCACACTCCTCGGCGTCCCCACAGTGGTCGTCGAGTGACTCCTCGTTTTCCAACCGCACCCCGCAGAACGGACAGTACTCGATCTCGGAGGGCATATCCGGCGTCTCCAGCCGACCGGACAAAACAGTTTGGACGCGACAGCGTCGTTCCGTACTGTATATATACTTCCCCACACTGAACCCGAACGCAAGCGTGCGAGGGTAGCCAAGCCTGGAAACGGCGGCGGACTCAAGATCCGCTCCCGTAGGGGTCCAAGGGTTCAAATCCCTTCCCTCGCATGACGCGGCGACACGACACGTGTCGGCGCGGAATGCACTCGGAAGGGTTTGGATGAGAGAAGACGCAGCGGCCGAACGCAGTGAGGCCGACCGTCTTCACGTAGTTCAAATCCCTTCCCTCGCACTGGCCGACCGATGTCGCCGTCGGGCGACAATGTTCGCCCGACACGTGAGAACGGTCGGACACGGGCCCACGCGGCCCCTCGCAAACAGCGAGCGGTCGTTGTCACGTTCGCGCGTCTCCCATCGGAGTCCCGATGGGAGCGCGTCGAGCCGACAACGACCGACCAGTGCAGGAAGATCTGCGAGAGCGTCCCCACGGACGCCCTCGTTGTGAGCGGGGAGCGCAACGCGCGACCCGCGAACGGAGCGATCTTCCCTCGCAAACTTCTACCGAGACGCTTCGAGTAGCCATGCCCAGAAACGGCGGCGGACGCAAGAGTCGCTCCCAGCGTCGTCGTGAACGACTGCTTGGAAGACGCGCGAGATAGGAGTATCGTCACAGGCAACGGCGGCGAAGAAACCCCACTGTGTCAAGCGTTCGTTTCACCATGGCGTAGATTTAAGCCCGTCGGCATGGTACATTGTCACATGGCCACGGATCAGCGCGAGCCAACCGGTCTGGACGTGACGCCGCTGGAGAACACGGCGTTCTTCTCCATCGAGACAGACGACGGGTACGTCCGCATCGAACAGTCTCTCGGGAATCAGGTCCTGTACACGCCCGAGGAGGCCCGTGACATCGCGGAGTCGATCCTCGCAGCCGCCGACGAAGCGCCGACGGAGTAGGTCGACGGGGCGGTCGGAAGCGGTGACGCTATTTGTCGGGACGACCGATCCCACGGTATGACAGACGCTCACCACCGGGCGGCGATCGCCGAGCGCGCAGCGCGTGCCGGCGGCGTCGTCGCTCGCGAGCGGTTCCGCGGGTCCTTCGAAGTCGAGACCAAGGCCGACAAGACCGATCTGGTGACGATAGCCGACAGAGAGGCCCAACAGCAGGTCGTCGCGACGATCCGAGAGGAGTTCTCCGGCGACCAGTTCGTCTGTGAGGAGGACAGCCCCCAGCTCGCCGGACCCGAGAGCGACGCGGCCGAAGCGACGCTGGTCGAGAGCGTGCCCGAGTCCGGCCCGGCCTGGATCGTCGACCCGATCGACGGCACGACGAACTTCGTCCGCGGGAATCGGACGTGGGCGACCAGCGTCACGGCGCTTGTCGACGGCGAACCGGTCGGCTCGGCGAACTACCTCCCGGCGATGGGCGACCTCTACGCGGCGGGGCCCGAGAGCGTGACGCGGGACGGCAAGTCGATGCGGGTCAGCGAGGAGACCGACACCGACGCGTTCCTGGTCGCCGTCGTCAACCGCTGGGAGGACGCGACCGCGTTCGGCGACCTGTGTCGAATCGCCGACGAGGAGCTGGGCGACGTGCGACGGCTGGGCTCGTTCCAGGCGACCCTGTCGCTGCTGGCCGACGGCGGGTTCGACGCCGCGGTCTGTACGCAGTCCGCGAACGCCTGGGACACCGTGGCCGGCGTCCACATGGTCCGTGCGGCCGGCGGGACCGTCACGGACGTCGACGGCGACCGCTGGACCCCGGACAGCGAGGGGATGGTGGCGTCGAACGGTTCCAATCACGGGGCCGTGCTCGACGCCGTCGCGCAGGTCCGCGGGGAAAGCGCCGACTGATACGACCGGCTGGAAATCTGTGACCGATGTCGCCACCCCGGTGTGGCGAAGATCGTCACGAAGGTACAGCTGGCAGTATGAGACCGCCGCCGGAACGCGACGCGTGGGTGGGAAACGGACACAGGACCGGAACGCTAAAACGCCCACCTCACGGCGAGACATGCATGGACGCAGTGGCTCGACTGGAATCGAGACTCGATGGCCGCGACCCGCTCCGGCTCTGGGTCGCCTCGTTGGTTGGGCTGGTCGGACTCTTCTCCGGGGCCGCGCTGGTGGCCACGCAGACTGTCTGGGACCGATTCGTCTGGCAGTACTTCTGGGGCCCCGTCGCGGCCGACGCGCAGGCGGCCCGCTGTGCGTTGCGGGAGGGCAGTACCGTAGAGTTGGTGTTCAGCGCCGACGCCTGTGCGCAGGCCCAGGCCACCGGGACGGCGGTCTACGCCGAGCCGGGGTACACGATCGTCTCGGAGATCGGTTACATGCTCGTGCTGGTGTACATGCTGGTCGGCGTCTATCTCTTCTTGCAGCGCTACGAGCTCGTCACCGACATCGACCTGTACTACCCGCTGGTTCCGTTCATGCTGCTGGGGGGCTCGCTCCGGGTGGTCGAGGACGCGACCGACGCCGCCGTCAGGGCCGGCGTCGACCCGGCGATCTCGTACCCCCTGAACTCCCTGCTGGTCAGTCCGATCATCTACTTCACGCTGTTCGTGCTGACGCTCGGATCGCTCATCGCCGTGCGCCGACTGGAACAGGGGGGACAGATCGACGACGGCAACCGCGCTCTGGGCGTCGTCGGCTGGGGCCTGCTCGCGGCGAACCTCTTCTATCTCCTCTGGCTGTCGGTCACCAGAGAGTACGTCACGCTGTACCCCCAGATGGTGACCATCGTCGTCGTCGGAGCGATCGCGCTCGCGTACGTCAACTGGAAGGCGATCGAAGCCGCCTGGCCGGAGCTGACCGATGCGACGGCGTACATCGGCTTCTTCGTGCTCTGGGGCCACGCGATCGACGGGATCGCGAACGTGATCACGGGCGACTGGCTCGACGCGCTCGGGATTCCCGGTGAGTACTTCGCCAAGCACCCGGCAAACCGGATCATCGTCGACGTGACCGAGGCGATCCAGCCGGCGTCGCTGTCGGCGACGATCGGCACGTCGTGGCCCTTCCTCGTCGTCAAGATG
Above is a genomic segment from Halomicrobium sp. LC1Hm containing:
- a CDS encoding DUF63 family protein, yielding MDAVARLESRLDGRDPLRLWVASLVGLVGLFSGAALVATQTVWDRFVWQYFWGPVAADAQAARCALREGSTVELVFSADACAQAQATGTAVYAEPGYTIVSEIGYMLVLVYMLVGVYLFLQRYELVTDIDLYYPLVPFMLLGGSLRVVEDATDAAVRAGVDPAISYPLNSLLVSPIIYFTLFVLTLGSLIAVRRLEQGGQIDDGNRALGVVGWGLLAANLFYLLWLSVTREYVTLYPQMVTIVVVGAIALAYVNWKAIEAAWPELTDATAYIGFFVLWGHAIDGIANVITGDWLDALGIPGEYFAKHPANRIIVDVTEAIQPASLSATIGTSWPFLVVKMLVASLVLWLFTEEFVEESQRYALLLLVAVTAVGLGPGTRDMLRVTFGI
- a CDS encoding inositol monophosphatase, whose protein sequence is MTDAHHRAAIAERAARAGGVVARERFRGSFEVETKADKTDLVTIADREAQQQVVATIREEFSGDQFVCEEDSPQLAGPESDAAEATLVESVPESGPAWIVDPIDGTTNFVRGNRTWATSVTALVDGEPVGSANYLPAMGDLYAAGPESVTRDGKSMRVSEETDTDAFLVAVVNRWEDATAFGDLCRIADEELGDVRRLGSFQATLSLLADGGFDAAVCTQSANAWDTVAGVHMVRAAGGTVTDVDGDRWTPDSEGMVASNGSNHGAVLDAVAQVRGESAD
- a CDS encoding DUF4187 domain-containing protein, producing MPSEIEYCPFCGVRLENEESLDDHCGDAEECANARDRWQSSGLGGSLLASQRQRALGWVVTGAIMLYAVFVQASILLGIVASVVVLVVAHVDWTALA